Genomic segment of Drosophila takahashii strain IR98-3 E-12201 chromosome X, DtakHiC1v2, whole genome shotgun sequence:
TGTCTCCGCAAAATGGCGGCAAAGGTCCCGCATAAAATACGGGAAAATCGTGGGGGGACCTCCAATTAGTGGCCCTATcctgtatttattttgatttttctggttctttgtattaatttatttacatttttacatatatattttccactatttcctttttgttaataaatatttttataatattttaaattcaaatctttaatttataataatatttttatttttaatttctattttttaggtgcCAGCAACACGCACTGGGGCTATGGATCGGCTGCCTCAGCGTATTCGCCGTATTTGGCCAGCAGCGGCTTATCCTCCTGCACCACGCCCACTTCCGCCCAGTTCAACAATCCGGCCCTGGGCTTCACCTGCTCCTCCAACGATCAGAGCAACAACCAGGACTTCGGAGGAGCCACCAATCGCGACTGCGTTCCAAGTgagtcttaaaatatttatcttagTTAAAAAATCACtcaaaaaatatcttaaaaataaaataaaaaagaaacaatgtattacaattaaaatgtattaatttatttttggtgaCTTATGAAAAAttcgcaaaaaaaatgcaaactaATTTACAGAAAATTTCTAGAAAATGTTATACattaaaaaactatatttCTATATTCCAAAATATGTATCCCCTATTTTAGCCGCACttcttttttgttaatttagcTAAAATTTTACttagttatttttagtttgctatacaaatttcctaaaaaaggttttaaagaattctaaaaaattccagaaaatGTTATGcactaaaaaacaatatttactatacttcaaaatatttattgcccAATTCCTACCCCCTTCTTACTTGCAGTGCTGCCCGACTCGACGGCCAGCGATCTGGACCAGCACCTGAGCAGCCTGGTGGGCTCGACCAGCGGCCAGATGACGCACCACAGCCTGCTGGGTGCCGGCGGCCAGACGTCGATCTCGTCGACGGTCAACGGAGGGGccagcggcggcggtggcagcGGTGCCGGCGGAGCAGGTGCCGCCGGAGCGGGCAGCGGCGGAGCGGCGGGCGGCAATTCGATCCTGGTGCCCCGCTACCACACCAATGCGAGCAACGAGTACAATGTGCATTCCAGCCAGAATGGACCGCGCAGCCTCTCGGACAGCTCCCAGGCGGAATCGCCGGTGCAGGAGGACCTGCTGACCACCAATACCCCGAATCTGGGCAGCACGgcgggcggaggaggaggcggtggcggTGGAGCGGGCAGCGCATCGGCGGGCGGAGCCGCCGGCAGTGGAGCGCCTCCCTCGGGAGCAGGTGCCTCCGTCGTGGGCAACCCCTCGATGCTGGGTGCCAATCAGAATTTCCCCGGCATCGTCAATCAGGCCCAGCACTCGGCCGCCTCGGCCTACGGAGGCGGTGGCTCCGGTGTGGTGGGCGGAGGCCCCCCCACCGCCGGCTGCAACGGCTCCCTGTATCCCGTGCTGCCAGCCAGCCTGCTATACTCCCAGCTCTACACGGCGGCCAACCAGTCCGCCCACGGCTTCCATTCGCACACCCTGCCCGCCCACGCCTCCCCGAACTCCTCGGTCCACGGGGAGCTGCAGAGCGTCATGGATCACATCAGCAATGTGGGAGTGAGGCAGCAGCATCACAACATCATGGCCGGCGGGGGGGTCACACATCCCGGGGATCTGACGCTGATCGGGAACTGCGGGGCCTCGGTGAGGAATATCGAGGATGGGGGGAATAGCAATCGGCAGGTGGCCGCCTTAGCTGCCCATCGCGGCCACCACAATCCCACCGACAATGGGGGCAGCGTTTGGAGGCCCTATTGAGGTCAGGTTCTGTGGTGCGGCTCGGCGGTTCTATAGTGCGaggggggtggtggtggtggtgggggagggggtgtaggaggtggaggtggtggGCCGCAGCACGAGGGGATGGGCTTGGGCATGAGCATGGGCATGGGCGGGGGCATGAACTGCTTCGGGGGCTTCTAAAACTGTACATAGCCAAAGGGGGGAGTCAAAAGGGGTAGAGTTCCAGTTGGAGATGATGTGTAATCGATACTGAAATTATCGATCTTAAATGGTatcgatatttaaaaaataatctctTGACTTTTAAGCCGTTTCAATCATTTTAGCTCTTTACAAGAAATTTACGATTTATCGTTTAAAGCCAATCGATTTTACAGATAAATCGacaattaaagattttaaaactatCGAAAATATTCGATTATTTCGATTTATTAGTTATCGACAACTGGAAATCGCCATAGTAAAGGGGCAtgcctaaaaatatgattGTATATACCTGGGGGATAAACAGAAATCTTTGGAGATTAGAAAAAAGTAGCTCCGGTGTCTAAgatggaaatattttatttttgcaatttgatGAAATTTATCTTGTATATAGACGTTTGGCGAaggtaaaatatttcatatccCACTAAATAGGCAACTGAAAGCattgtttttaaatctctAGCAGTTTGTGAACATGtgtatgtgagtgtgtgtgtattttttttatcataacATTATGACcatataaaaaagaaaccgAAATGATCAACTATTAGTAGAATTTGTTGGATGGCTTCAAAGACCTCCAAAATAGCATATAGTTAATTCGAGAGCCAAGAAAATATAAACTAGCGTTTAAGACACGAATACTTAGCAAATTTGACAACTTTTTCGTGGATTTTTAAGacatacactaaaaaaaaacaagaagaaatatgaattttaaacAGTATTGAGTCTGTGTGGagttacgtttttttttattttttccaggcCCGTGGTAAGCCCGAGCCATAAAACTAGTCA
This window contains:
- the RunxA gene encoding runt-related transcription factor 3 isoform X2, which gives rise to MHLTTTSSNSTASNANNNNNNTTNNNNNTSSNNNNNTSNTNGSSNNNNNTSGGNSSGNNNSNNTEQNTPPTPAQLLNEAYTKMTSDILAERTLGDFLTEHPGELIRTSSPLFVCTVLPPHWRSNKTLPVAFKVVSLGDIMDGTMVTVRAGNDENYCAELRNCTAVMKNQVAKFNDLRFVGRSGRGKSFTLTITVSTNPPHIATYNKAIKVTVDGPREPRSKTRQQQQFHFAFGQRPFHFSTDPLSGFRMPPIGNCQSASNTHWGYGSAASAYSPYLASSGLSSCTTPTSAQFNNPALGFTCSSNDQSNNQDFGGATNRDCVPMLPDSTASDLDQHLSSLVGSTSGQMTHHSLLGAGGQTSISSTVNGGASGGGGSGAGGAGAAGAGSGGAAGGNSILVPRYHTNASNEYNVHSSQNGPRSLSDSSQAESPVQEDLLTTNTPNLGSTAGGGGGGGGGAGSASAGGAAGSGAPPSGAGASVVGNPSMLGANQNFPGIVNQAQHSAASAYGGGGSGVVGGGPPTAGCNGSLYPVLPASLLYSQLYTAANQSAHGFHSHTLPAHASPNSSVHGELQSVMDHISNVGVRQQHHNIMAGGGVTHPGDLTLIGNCGASVRNIEDGGNSNRQVAALAAHRGHHNPTDNGGSVWRPY
- the RunxA gene encoding runt-related transcription factor 3 isoform X1 produces the protein MHLTTTSSNSTASNANNNNNNTTNNNNNTSSNNNNNTSNTNGSSNNNNNTSGGNSSGNNNSNNTEQNTPPTPAQLLNEAYTKMTSDILAERTLGDFLTEHPGELIRTSSPLFVCTVLPPHWRSNKTLPVAFKVVSLGDIMDGTMVTVRAGNDENYCAELRNCTAVMKNQVAKFNDLRFVGRSGRGKSFTLTITVSTNPPHIATYNKAIKVTVDGPREPRSKTMLSLLGQQQQFHFAFGQRPFHFSTDPLSGFRMPPIGNCQSASNTHWGYGSAASAYSPYLASSGLSSCTTPTSAQFNNPALGFTCSSNDQSNNQDFGGATNRDCVPMLPDSTASDLDQHLSSLVGSTSGQMTHHSLLGAGGQTSISSTVNGGASGGGGSGAGGAGAAGAGSGGAAGGNSILVPRYHTNASNEYNVHSSQNGPRSLSDSSQAESPVQEDLLTTNTPNLGSTAGGGGGGGGGAGSASAGGAAGSGAPPSGAGASVVGNPSMLGANQNFPGIVNQAQHSAASAYGGGGSGVVGGGPPTAGCNGSLYPVLPASLLYSQLYTAANQSAHGFHSHTLPAHASPNSSVHGELQSVMDHISNVGVRQQHHNIMAGGGVTHPGDLTLIGNCGASVRNIEDGGNSNRQVAALAAHRGHHNPTDNGGSVWRPY